The genomic segment TCTGGAGACCATGCCGCTCGCCGCGGCTCCCACCTTCCGCGCCACCGCGGGGTACGGATCGTTCGACACCAAGCGTGTGATGATCGAAGGCATCTCGGGGCCGCTCGCATCGGGCTGGAATCTCTACGGCCGTTATTCGCGCATCGAGTCCGACGGCTACCGTGACCGGTCCGATACCAAGCTGTGGTCCTACGCGCTCTCGGTGCAGCACGCGATCACGGCGAATCAGTGGTCACGGATCAATCTCTACGGCGGCCCCGAGGAGACTCACCTCGCCTACCTCGGCATCCCCCAGTCCTACCTCGATGGCGGCATCACCGGTGACGCCGATCGCGACCGGCGCTACAACCCGATCACCTACGAAGGCGAGCGCGACCACTTCTTCGAGCCCCACTACGAGCTGCTCCACCACTGGGCGCTCTCACCCACGGCGAATCTGTCGCAGACGCTCTTCTACTTCGACGGCGAAGGTTTCTACGACGAGCGGCGGCTCGGGCAGAGCCTGAGCGACTACCGGCTCTCGCCTTGGGCGACTTCGGACTCCACCCTGTTCCCGCGGCACTATTACGCGCAGGACACCACCGGTGCGCTGGTGCAGGACGGCTCCGGAAACTTCACCGTCGAGCGCTTCGACGCCGTGCGCAAGCGCTTCATCAGGAACCGGCACTACGGCTGGGTGCCGCGCCTCCAGCTGCGCCGTGACGCGCACACGCTGACGGTGGGCGGCGAGCTCCGCGCGCACGACGGCCGTCACATCGGCTCGGTGATCTCGGGCAGCGGCCTGCCCCCCGGCACCGAGCCGGATCACGTCTACTACGACTACCATCCTCGCACGCTCTCGACTGGACTGTTCATGCGAGAGGAATGGTCGCCGAGCGCGTCGCTGGCCTGGACCCTCGATCTGGCGTGGCGCCATCAGGGCTACTTCATGCGCGGCGACCAATTCGACGGCATCGAGTTCGACCAGTCGTACGACTTCGGTCTTCCGCGGCTCGGCGTGCGCTGGCGCCCGCGCGCGGACCTCACGCTGTTCGCGGCGGCGGGCCACTCGCGGCGCGAGCCCGCGTTCAGGGACCTCTACGACGCGGAGGGCGCCGGCAGTGTGCCCTTGTTCGCGAACGGTGAGCCGCTCGTCGAGCCGGAAAAGGTGATGGACTACGAAGCCGGCGTGTCGTGGACGAGCGCGCGCGCGCAGCTCGGCGCGAATCTGTTCCGCATGGACTTCGAGGACGAGCTGGTTTATGCGGGCCAGTTCAACACCGACCTCGGCTATCCGATCCTTGGCAACGCCGCGCGATCGGTCCACCAGGGAATCGAGCTCACCGCCGCGGCGGGCGCGCCGGCCTCGCCTTTCCTGCTCACGGCCAACGCCACGCTCAGCGACAACCACTTCGTCGAGTACCGCGAGCACTACGGGCCCACGCCCGGCGACGAGGTGAGCTACGACGGCAACGCGATCGGCTTCTTCCCCGGAGCGCTCGCCAACGCCTCGGCACGCGCCGCATGGCGCAACGCCACGCTCGAGGTGGCGGCGCAGTACGCGGGACGCATGTATCTGGACAACACCGAATCGAAGGACGCGAGCATCGGCCCGCGTACGGTGGTCAACCTGAATGCCGGCTGGCGGTTCAGCACGAAGGCGTTGACCTCGGCCGAGCTTGCGCTGCGGATCTTCAACCTCCTCGACCGCCGCTACGCGACCAGCGGTTACATGGATTACGACGCCGGAGGTAATCTGGTCCCGCAGTTCATTCCGGCGGCGACCCGTCACTGGCTGGCGGAGCTGCGGCTCGGGTTCTAGAGGGGCGCGAAAGCGATGAGACGTTCCACCGAGGAGCTCCGGGCGCAGCTCCGCGCCCGACCCGCGTGATCCCGGACAACCTCCGCATCGGTCCGATCCCGATCCACTGGTTCGGCATCTTCCTGGCCCTGGCGATGGCCGCCGCGGGCTGGGCCACGTCCCGTGAGTTTCAGCGCCGCGGCCTCGAGGGCAAGCTGGCATGGGACGCGGCGATCCTGGGCGCGCTGGGCGGAGTCGCGGGCGCTCGTCTGTGGGTGATCTTCGAGAGCTGGCCGGCCTTCATCGAGAACCCGGTGCGTTTCATCTTCACGGGTGGCGGACTCGCGTGGTACGGCGGGCTCCTCGGCGGCACGATCGCTCTGACGCTCTTCTTCCGGCGGCATTCGATACCATGGCTGGCGGGGGCCGACGCCGTGGCGCCGGCGCTGGCGCTCGGACATGCGGTGGGTCGGATCGGGTGCCAGGTCTCGGGCGATGGCGACTGGGGGACCGAGACCAAGCTCCCCTGGGGCATGGCCTACCCGCACGCGGTGGTGGGCTGGGACTACCCCCCGGACGTGCGCGTCCACCCGACCCCGATCTACGAGATGCTGGCCTACCTCGCGATCTTCGCGTGGCTGTGGCGCACACGGCATCGGTCGGAGCCGAGCGGCCGTCAGTTCGGCCGCTACCTGGTGCTCGCCGGGATCGCACGATTCCTGGTCGAGTTCGTGAGGATCAACCCGCGAGTCGCGCTAGGACTCAGCGTGGCCCAATGGGTGAGCCTGGTGTTGATCGTCGTGGGGCTCGGTCTCCTGCTCAAGCCTCGGTCTAGCGCGGTGGACTCCAGCCAAGGCTAGTCGGCGGCAGGGCAAGCGCGTTGCGGCGCTCAGCAACAGACCGCCAAGTCGGCGGCAGGGTACGCGGGCAAGTCGCCGGCGCCGCAGGTAGCGTGTGTGCGATCCGGCTGGGGTCCAACACCCTAGACCGAGGCTGACTCTGCCGACCTGGCGGTTTCCTCTTGAGCGCCTGGAACCCATGCATGTCAAGACCGTGTCACACAAAACTGCGCCGGCGCAGTTTTGTGTCATTTCCATAACAAGCAAGCCGCACCTCATGACAAGCATTTTGCATCACAGTCAATCTTGACCATAGAAAAAGATTGAACCTTGGTCATTGTTTGTGCGATCTATATTGGCCCCTGGTCATGAATGACCAAGGTCCAAACAAAGGATCGAACGATGACGGACATGGAGCTCGGCCGCCGCGAACGGAAGAAGGAAGAGACGCGCCAGCGAATCTTCCAGGCCGCCCTCGAGCTGTTCAAGCAGAAGGGCTTCGAAGCCACGACGGTCGACGACATCACCGAGCGCGCCGACGTCGCCAAAGGCACCTTCTTCAACTACTACCCGCGCAAAGAGTCGGTGGTCTTCGATCTCTGCTTCGAGCATCTCGCGGACGTCGAGAGCCACAGCGAGTCCCTCGGCAAGAAGGCGCTGCCCGCCGTGAAGCAGATCGTCGAGCGCATGCGCTACGCCGCGGAGCTGTATATGAACGACCGCGATCTCTCCCGCGCCATGCTGCTGCAGCTCTTCAAGGGCTCGGCCCCCGCCCCCGAGGGGATCGAGATCAACCAGCGCGCACAGAACATGATGCGCGCTCTCGTCGAGCGCGCGCAGGCCGCGGGTGAGATCCGGCGTGACGCCGATCCCGAGCGCGCCACCTACGTGCTGCGCTCGATCTTCTTTTTCACCGTGCTGGTGTGGGCCTGCGCTCCGAACGAGCCCTACGACCTGTCGAAGGAGCTCACCGCCCGGATCCGGCTCGCATTGGAAGGGCTGGCCGCGGCCCCGGGAGGTGCGTCGTGAAGACCATCGGCGCTCGGGCGCTCGCGCTCCTGGCGCTCGCCGCGCCGGCGCTCGCCGCGCCGGCGTTCGCCGCGAAGCTGACGCTCGACCAGGCTGTCGCGCGCGCGCTCGAGCAATCGGAAGAAGTGCGTCTGACCCAGGCACAGCTCCTCGATGCCAAGGCGCGGGTGCGCTCGGCGACGTCGGCCGCGATGCCGCAGATCAACGGCAGTATCACCTACCGGCACCAGATCGACTCGATCTTCGAGCCCTTCGCCGCCGACAGCACGCTGGGCGCCGCCTTCTCGAAGTCGTCGTTCGGCGCCGTGAGGGACTGGACGGTCGCGCTCGAGGCGTCGCAGCTGCTGTTCGACGGCGGCAAGTGGAACGCCGCGCTGCGCGGCTCGAAGTTCTACCTGAGCGCCGCGACGGAACAGAACCGTGAAGCCATCTCCGATCTCGTCTACCAAGTGAAGGCCGCCTATTACCAGGCCGTGGCCGCCAGGCGGCTGGAAGAGATCTCGGTGAGCAGCCTGAAGCAGGCCAAGGAACACGAAGCGCAGGTGGCGCTCTTTCACGAGCAGGGCACCCGCGCCGAATACGACTTGCTGCGCGCGCAGGTGGACGCGGCGAATCAGGAGCCCGCGGTGGTCGCGGCGCGCACCGCGGCCGACCTGGCCACGTTCCGTCTGCGCGAGCTGATCAATCTGCCGAGGAGCGAGCCGATCGAGCTGGTCACGCCGCTCGAGGCTGCGGATGGAACCATCCCGGTGCTGGCGACGGCGTCACTCGCCGCGCCGGATCGCGGCATGCTCGCCGCCTCGGAAGCGAACGTGCGCCTGCAGGAGCAGGCGCTGCGCGCGGCCAAGGCCGACCGCTGGCCCACGCTCGTGGCTTCGACCAGCCTCCAGCAGCAGGCCTTTCCGCAGAGCGAATGGCCGGTGCCGCACGACTTCGTGCGCAACTGGGACGCGCAGATCCGCATGAACGTCCCGATCTTCAACGGCTTCAGGACCGAGGGCGAGGTCCAGCGGGCGCAGGCGGCGCTCCACAAGGCCAAGGCCGAGCGGGATCAGTCGGCGCAGCGTGTGGCGGTCGACGTGGCCCAGGCCAAGGCGCTGCTCGACCAGGCGGGGTCGCAGCTCGCGGCACGCCGCCAGACGGTGCGCCAGGCGACCCGCGCCTTCGAGCTCTCGGAGATCCGCTACACCAACGGAATCTCCACGCAGCTCGAAGTCTCGGACGCGCGCCTCGGCATGCTGCTGGCCCAGGTGCGGCAGGTGGAAGGCGCGCGTGACTATCTGGTGGCTTTGGCCGGCCTCGAGCGGGCGATCGGAAAGACCCTGCCGGTGGAACGCAAGCCGCTCGAAACACTGACCTATTCCGTGAACGTGGAGGCGAAGACCCGATGAACACGCGCATGATTCTTCGTTCGCTTCAGGGTCTCGCCGGTCTCGGCCTGGTTCTGGCGCTCGCCGGTTGCGGGAGCCGTGGCGCGGCCACCGCCGATGGCCACGGCGACCCCTCGGTCGTTCTCGGTCCCAGTGACATCGCTCAGGTGAGCGTCGCCGACCTGACCGAAGGCGTCTCGGTGTCCGGCAATCTGGCGCCCGCCATGGACGCCCGGCTGATCTCCCCGTTCAAGGACGTGATCGAGCAGGTGCTCGTCAAGGAAGGGCAGCATGTGGCCAAGGGCCAGGTGCTGGCGCGCTTCCGCGCCGGCGCCATCGGCCCCTCGGCGGCCAGCGCCGAAGCGCAGCGACGGGTCGCCGAGAGCGACGTGCAGCGCATGAAGAACCTCGTGGAAGCCGGCGCGGTCTCGAAGCGTGACCTCGAGAGCGCGCAGTCCGCGCTCGAAGCCGCGACGGCCAACGCCGCGCTGGCCAACGAGCGGCTCGCCGACGTCACCGTGCGCGCGCCGTTCGCGGGCGTGGTGGCCGAGCGGCACGTGAAGGCCGGCGACCGCGTGGGCGACGGCGATCCGCTGTTCCGCGTGGTCAACACCGCCGAGCTCGAGTTCGAAGCCACCGTCACCGCCGAGCATGCCGCATCGCTCGCGCCCGGGACGCCGGTGGCGCTCAGCGTCTCCGGCATTCCCGATGGCTCGATCTCGGGGCGGATCTCGCGCATCAACGCCACCGCCGATCCTTCCACCCGTCAGGTGAGGGTGTACGTGACGGTGCCGAACAAGGACCGTCGCCTGGTCGGCGACCAATTCGCCTCGGGGCGCGTGGTGCTGCGCGAAGTGCGCCAGGCGATCGCCGTGCCTCCAGCGGCGATCCAGACCGCCGCTGCCGGCGGGAGCCAGGTCTGGGTGGTCGAAAACGGCAAGCTCGCGGTGCGCGCCGTCACCTTGGGACTCAGGGACGAGTCCCAGAATCTCGTGCAGGTGCAGGGACCGTTGAGCACCGGTGACACCGTCGTCGTCGCCAGCGCCGACGGACTGACCGCGGGGCGGTCCGTCCAGCTCCCGAGCCAGGGGAAGTAGTCATGTTCCTCAGCGATCTCTCGATCAAGCGGCCGGTTCTGGCCACGATGATGATCCTGGCCCTGGTGGTGCTGGGCTTCTTCTCCTATCGCCGGCTCGGCATCGATCAGTGGCCGAACGTCGAGTTTCCCTTCCTCTCGGTCGAGACCCGCTACGCGGGCGCCAGCCCGGAAGCCGTCGAGCGCGAGGTGACCAAGCGGATCGAGGAAGCGATCCACACCGCCTCCGGCGTGAAGCAGATCCAGTCGGTCTCGACCGAGGGCTACTCACAGATCTACGTGCAGTTCCACCTCGGCACCAAGATCCAGGACGCTCAGGCCGACGTGCGCGCCAAGATCGACGCGTTGCGGCTCGATTTGCCCAAGGACATCGATCCGCCGGTGGTATCGCGGTTCGACCCCGGGCAGCAGCCGATCATGAGCTTCGCCGTGCGCGGCCAGGGCTGGAGCCTGCGCGACCTCACGCAGCTCGCCGAAGAAACGGTGAGCAAGCGGGTCGAGAACATCCCGGGGGTCGGCAACGTCGGCGTCGTGGGCGGCTTGCGGCGCGAGATCCACGCGCTGCTCCTGCCCGACCGCATGGAGGCGCTCGGGGTCTCCCCCGACATGGTGATGGCGGCGCTGCGCCGCGAGAACGCCGACACGCCCGCCGGCCGGGTGGAGCGCGGCTCGCGCGAGAACCTGGTGCGGCTCAAGGGCCGGCTGGCGCGGCCCGAGGACTTCGCCAACGTGATCGTCGCCACGCGCGACGGCTCCTCCATCCGCCTCGGCCAGGTGGCGCGCGTCGAGGATGCCCAGGAGGAAGAGCGCGACGCCGCCTACCTCGACGGCCAGCGCGCGGTCGCGGTCGAAGTGCGGAAACAGTCGGGCGGCAACACGGTGGCGATCGCCGAAGCCGTCCACGAGGCGATCGCCGAGCTCAACCAGACGCTGCCCACAGGCGTCACGCTCTCGATCATCCAGGACAACTCGACCTACATCCACGAGTCGGTCGACGACGTCCAGCGCACCCTGGTCGAGGGCGCGATCCTCACGGTGCTGATCGTGTTCGTGTTCCTCAACTCGTGGCGCTCGACCGTGATCACCGGGCTCACGCTGCCGGTGTCGGTGATCTCGGCGTTTCTCGCCATCTACGCCTTCGGCTTCACGCTCAACACGATGACGCTGATGGCGCTGTCGCTCGTGATCGGCATCCTGATCGACGACGCGATCGTGGTGCGAGAGAACATCGTGCGACATCTCGAGCGCGGCAAGGACCACTTCGCCGCGGCGCGCGAGGGCACGGCCGAGATCGGCTTCGCGGTGCTCGCCACGACGGCGTCGATCCTGGCGGTGTTCGTGCCGGTAGCTTTCATGGGCGGCATCGTCGGCCGCTTCTTCTATCCGTTCGGCATCACGGTGGCCTTCGCGGTGCTGGTCTCGTTGTTCGTGTCGTTCACGCTCGACCCCATGCTGTCATCGCGCTGGTACGATCCGCACGCCGAGGCCGGCGCCAACCGAGGACGCATCGGCCGGCTGCTCGCGCGCTTCAACGACTCCTTCGCCGGGCTCGGCCGGCGCTATCGCGGCCTGATCGAGTGGGCGCTGCGGCATCGCGCACTGACTCTCGGAATTGCCGCGCTCTCCTTCGTGGCGGCGATCGCGATGGTCGCAACCGGCATCGTGGGCGGGCAGTTCATGCCCAAGTCCGACGAGGGGCAGACCCTGGTCGCCGTCGAGACGCCGGTCGGCTCCTCCATCTCCTACACCGCCGCCAAGACACTGGACGTCGCGGCCTACATCCGCCGCCAGCCCGAAGTCGCCTATACCTATGCGACGGTGGGCGGAGCGCAACAGAACAACGCGGTCAACAAGGGCCAGGTCTACGTGAAGCTCAAGCCGCGCACCGAGCGCAAGCGCAGCCAGCAGGAGCTGGAGG from the Candidatus Eisenbacteria bacterium genome contains:
- a CDS encoding TolC family protein, which translates into the protein MKTIGARALALLALAAPALAAPAFAAKLTLDQAVARALEQSEEVRLTQAQLLDAKARVRSATSAAMPQINGSITYRHQIDSIFEPFAADSTLGAAFSKSSFGAVRDWTVALEASQLLFDGGKWNAALRGSKFYLSAATEQNREAISDLVYQVKAAYYQAVAARRLEEISVSSLKQAKEHEAQVALFHEQGTRAEYDLLRAQVDAANQEPAVVAARTAADLATFRLRELINLPRSEPIELVTPLEAADGTIPVLATASLAAPDRGMLAASEANVRLQEQALRAAKADRWPTLVASTSLQQQAFPQSEWPVPHDFVRNWDAQIRMNVPIFNGFRTEGEVQRAQAALHKAKAERDQSAQRVAVDVAQAKALLDQAGSQLAARRQTVRQATRAFELSEIRYTNGISTQLEVSDARLGMLLAQVRQVEGARDYLVALAGLERAIGKTLPVERKPLETLTYSVNVEAKTR
- a CDS encoding TetR/AcrR family transcriptional regulator, which gives rise to MTDMELGRRERKKEETRQRIFQAALELFKQKGFEATTVDDITERADVAKGTFFNYYPRKESVVFDLCFEHLADVESHSESLGKKALPAVKQIVERMRYAAELYMNDRDLSRAMLLQLFKGSAPAPEGIEINQRAQNMMRALVERAQAAGEIRRDADPERATYVLRSIFFFTVLVWACAPNEPYDLSKELTARIRLALEGLAAAPGGAS
- a CDS encoding TonB-dependent receptor; the encoded protein is MISTSLLAAALFMQATTTDTTATDTLGRVVPLPAVEVSTTRLEAASPYARSTMDRAAIERANWGQDTPMALSTLPGAYAYSDAGNGIGYSYLFIRGFPQRRISVLVNGVPLNDPESHEVYWIDHPDLLASTAEAQVQRGVGSALYGAASVGGSVSLETMPLAAAPTFRATAGYGSFDTKRVMIEGISGPLASGWNLYGRYSRIESDGYRDRSDTKLWSYALSVQHAITANQWSRINLYGGPEETHLAYLGIPQSYLDGGITGDADRDRRYNPITYEGERDHFFEPHYELLHHWALSPTANLSQTLFYFDGEGFYDERRLGQSLSDYRLSPWATSDSTLFPRHYYAQDTTGALVQDGSGNFTVERFDAVRKRFIRNRHYGWVPRLQLRRDAHTLTVGGELRAHDGRHIGSVISGSGLPPGTEPDHVYYDYHPRTLSTGLFMREEWSPSASLAWTLDLAWRHQGYFMRGDQFDGIEFDQSYDFGLPRLGVRWRPRADLTLFAAAGHSRREPAFRDLYDAEGAGSVPLFANGEPLVEPEKVMDYEAGVSWTSARAQLGANLFRMDFEDELVYAGQFNTDLGYPILGNAARSVHQGIELTAAAGAPASPFLLTANATLSDNHFVEYREHYGPTPGDEVSYDGNAIGFFPGALANASARAAWRNATLEVAAQYAGRMYLDNTESKDASIGPRTVVNLNAGWRFSTKALTSAELALRIFNLLDRRYATSGYMDYDAGGNLVPQFIPAATRHWLAELRLGF
- a CDS encoding prolipoprotein diacylglyceryl transferase; its protein translation is MIPDNLRIGPIPIHWFGIFLALAMAAAGWATSREFQRRGLEGKLAWDAAILGALGGVAGARLWVIFESWPAFIENPVRFIFTGGGLAWYGGLLGGTIALTLFFRRHSIPWLAGADAVAPALALGHAVGRIGCQVSGDGDWGTETKLPWGMAYPHAVVGWDYPPDVRVHPTPIYEMLAYLAIFAWLWRTRHRSEPSGRQFGRYLVLAGIARFLVEFVRINPRVALGLSVAQWVSLVLIVVGLGLLLKPRSSAVDSSQG
- a CDS encoding efflux RND transporter permease subunit; translation: MFLSDLSIKRPVLATMMILALVVLGFFSYRRLGIDQWPNVEFPFLSVETRYAGASPEAVEREVTKRIEEAIHTASGVKQIQSVSTEGYSQIYVQFHLGTKIQDAQADVRAKIDALRLDLPKDIDPPVVSRFDPGQQPIMSFAVRGQGWSLRDLTQLAEETVSKRVENIPGVGNVGVVGGLRREIHALLLPDRMEALGVSPDMVMAALRRENADTPAGRVERGSRENLVRLKGRLARPEDFANVIVATRDGSSIRLGQVARVEDAQEEERDAAYLDGQRAVAVEVRKQSGGNTVAIAEAVHEAIAELNQTLPTGVTLSIIQDNSTYIHESVDDVQRTLVEGAILTVLIVFVFLNSWRSTVITGLTLPVSVISAFLAIYAFGFTLNTMTLMALSLVIGILIDDAIVVRENIVRHLERGKDHFAAAREGTAEIGFAVLATTASILAVFVPVAFMGGIVGRFFYPFGITVAFAVLVSLFVSFTLDPMLSSRWYDPHAEAGANRGRIGRLLARFNDSFAGLGRRYRGLIEWALRHRALTLGIAALSFVAAIAMVATGIVGGQFMPKSDEGQTLVAVETPVGSSISYTAAKTLDVAAYIRRQPEVAYTYATVGGAQQNNAVNKGQVYVKLKPRTERKRSQQELEAAFRLDLGHFQGVSARVLQIGAVGGAQAPIVLNLRGENLGKLDELSQTTLEKLRDVPGLVELKSSLEGRKPEVVVAVNRDLAAELGLSVGAVGDALRPVLSGQKAGDWEDPTGLAHDVIVRMAPEARTSQADLARIPIATSQIDRRTGQPVMVPLGQVATFSPGGAPDRIDRKNLQRVATIEGNYQNRPLTDVVRDIQSRIGTLSLPAGYRFDFGGEQEDFVETIGFMSESLALAIVFIYLILASQFGSFLQPLAIMLSLPLSLIGVMLGLAVTRGTLNIMSMIGIIMLMGLVTKNAILLVDFANAARERGFNRRAALVEAGELRLRPIVMTTLAMIFGMLPTALALGQGAEFRAPMAHAVIGGLITSTLLTLIVVPVVYTLLDDFGTRVRGLVLRFTQPPDHARSHVASEPVAAKASPRRETTEAAAPEPAPEPEPAPAGSVRS
- a CDS encoding efflux RND transporter periplasmic adaptor subunit; this translates as MNTRMILRSLQGLAGLGLVLALAGCGSRGAATADGHGDPSVVLGPSDIAQVSVADLTEGVSVSGNLAPAMDARLISPFKDVIEQVLVKEGQHVAKGQVLARFRAGAIGPSAASAEAQRRVAESDVQRMKNLVEAGAVSKRDLESAQSALEAATANAALANERLADVTVRAPFAGVVAERHVKAGDRVGDGDPLFRVVNTAELEFEATVTAEHAASLAPGTPVALSVSGIPDGSISGRISRINATADPSTRQVRVYVTVPNKDRRLVGDQFASGRVVLREVRQAIAVPPAAIQTAAAGGSQVWVVENGKLAVRAVTLGLRDESQNLVQVQGPLSTGDTVVVASADGLTAGRSVQLPSQGK